The following are encoded together in the Drosophila sechellia strain sech25 chromosome 3R, ASM438219v1, whole genome shotgun sequence genome:
- the LOC6612883 gene encoding J domain-containing protein isoform X2 — protein sequence MSAVDAIINYKRSPNEDFYGLLHCDENSSPEQIQAEYKVLALQYHPDKNSGDKEAEVKFQQLKEAKETLCDPEKRAIYDKWRNSGISMSYKQWLGMKEHVGQSMHWVTPKTKDRMLPETGGAAAQGPGSGAGCSSGGLTAASPNPAHRRASEGGAALYYGSRKGEWGGENTDVANKFRNYEI from the exons ATGAGCGCCGTTGATGCTATAATCAATTACAAGCGCAGTCCCAACGAGGACTTCTACGGTCTGCTCCATTGCGATGAGAACTCATCG CCCGAGCAGATCCAGGCCGAGTACAAAGTCCTGGCCCTCCAGTACCATCCCGACAAGAACTCCGGCGACAAGGAGGCGGAGGTCAAGTTCCAGCAGTTAAAG GAGGCCAAGGAAACCTTGTGCGATCCCGAAAAGAGGGCCATCTACGACAAGTGGCGCAACAGCGGCATCTCGATGAGCTACAAACAGTGGCTGGGCATGAAGGAGCATGTCGGTCAG TCCATGCACTGGGTCACCCCCAAGACCAAGGATCGCATGCTGCCCGAGACCGGCGGAGCAGCTGCCCAGGGACCTGGATCCGGGGCAGGATGCAGCAGCGGTGGCCTGACCGCAGCCTCCCCCAATCCTGCCCACCGGCGGGCCTCGGAGGGCGGGGCGGCCTTGTACTACGGTAGTCGCAAGGGCGAGTGGGGCGGCGAGAACACCGATGTGGCCAACAAGTTCCGCAACTACGAGATCTAA
- the LOC6612881 gene encoding prolyl 4-hydroxylase subunit alpha-2: protein MPVLKHLFVVIFFLSLSMSQIEDTQPRFARSVVNMDDLLNMEDHLVSKLEGYTEKLSQKAKTIRWGIQQMREQLEKRKMEQFFDLFNRYSFIRHMQADWLMWKRYLDKPVILDELNYRKVENLRMPQELDLFDASEAIRRMQATYGMLSNDIAKGFLDGVQYNSTLAPIDCLAMGRHLMNQSRWTIAEQWILAGIKAHDRKGPQTEMMLLRRPTKAELFRTLGKVRFERRNTEGAVKAYEDALKQSPHDQEIFQEYQNLKRRVLTLSPSEPMREEPNDDIEKMELPPCCSGRCEGPRKLKRLYCVYNCVTAPFLRLAPIKTEILSIDPFVILFHDMVSPTEGALIRSSSKNQILPSETVNAANEFEVAKFRTSKSVWFDSDANEATLKLTQRLGEATGLDMKHSEPFQVINYGIGGVFESHFDTSLADEDRFVNGYIDRLATTLFYLNDVPQGGATHFPGLNITVFPKFGTVLMWYNLHTEGLLHVRTMHTGCPVIVGSKWVVSKWIDDKGQEFRRPCLRSRLDSKYLSSIEKIII, encoded by the exons ATGCCGGTTCTCAAACATTTATTTGTGGTTATATTTTTCTTAAGTCTCAGCATGAGTCAAATTGAGGATACCCAGCCGCGCTTTGCAAGATCTGTGGTGAATATGGATGACCTTCTGAACATGGAAGACCATTTGGTCTCTAAATTGGAAGGCTACACCGAAAAATTGTCCCAGAAAGCAAAAACCATCAGATG GGGAATTCAACAGATGAGGGAACAGCTCGAAAAGAGAAAAATGGAGCAgtttttcgatttatttaACAGGTACTCCTTCATTCGTCACATGCAGGCGGATTGGTTGATGTGGAAACGATATTTAGATAAACCCGTGATTCTCG ATGAGTTGAATTATAGAAAGGTGGAAAATTTGAGGATGCCACAGGAACTTGACTTGTTTGACGCATCTGAAGCTATAAGAAGAATGCAAGCCACTTACGGGATGTTATCCAATGACATAGCCAAGGGTTTCCTAGATGGAGTTCAGTACAA TTCAACACTGGCACCCATTGATTGCCTTGCAATGGGCCGACACTTAATGAATCAATCGCGATGGACAATTGCCGAACAATGGATTCTGGCAGGGATTAAAGCACATGATCGGAAAGGTCCTCAAACAGAAATGATGTTACTGAGGCGACCGACAAAAGCTGAACTCTTTAGAACACTGGGTAAAGTGCGGTTTGAAAGGA GAAATACAGAAGGAGCCGTGAAAGCTTATGAAGATGCTCTCAAGCAATCGCCCCATGATCAGGAAATATTCCAAGAGTATCAAAACTTGAAGAGAAGAGTTCTTACATTATCACCAAGTGAACCGATGCGAGAGGAACCCAATGATGACATCGAGAAAATGGAGCTGCCGCCTTGCTGCAGTGGTCGTTGTGAAGGGCCCCGAAAACTCAAGAGACTATATTGTGTGTATAATTGTGTAACTGCTCCTTTTCTGCGACTGGCCCCCATCAAAACGGAGATTCTCTCGATTGACCCCTTCGTGATTCTTTTTCACGACATGGTCTCCCCCACTGAGGGTGCTCTTATTAGATCTTCCAGTAAAAATCAGATCCTTCCTTCCGAAACAGTCAACGCCGCAAACGAGTTTGAAGTCGCCAAGTTCCGCACTTCAAAGTCAGTTTGGTTTGACAGTGATGCAAATGAGGCGACTTTAAAGCTTACTCAACGTTTGGGTGAAGCAACTGGCTTGGATATGAAACATtccgagccttttcaggtcaTCAACTATGGAATTGGAGGCGTCTTTGAAAGCCATTTTGACACGTCCCTCGCGGACGAGGACCGATTCGTTAACGGATATATTGACAGACTCGCTACAACACTTTTTTAT CTAAATGATGTGCCACAAGGCGGGGCCACCCATTTTCCTGGTCTAAATATCACGGTCTTTCCAAAGTTTGGAACTGTACTCATGTGGTACAATCTGCACACGGAGGGTTTGCTGCATGTCCGAACCATGCACACCGGCTGCCCAGTTATTGTGGGCTCCAAATGGG TTGTCAGCAAGTGGATAGACGACAAAGGTCAAGAGTTCAGAAGGCCCTGCCTAAGATCGCGCTTAGACTCAAAATATTTGTCATCAATAGAGAAGATTATTATCTAG
- the LOC6612883 gene encoding J domain-containing protein isoform X1: MSAVDAIINYKRSPNEDFYGLLHCDENSSPEQIQAEYKVLALQYHPDKNSGDKEAEVKFQQLKEAKETLCDPEKRAIYDKWRNSGISMSYKQWLGMKEHVGQVRRYTIAEKVDKESMHWVTPKTKDRMLPETGGAAAQGPGSGAGCSSGGLTAASPNPAHRRASEGGAALYYGSRKGEWGGENTDVANKFRNYEI, from the exons ATGAGCGCCGTTGATGCTATAATCAATTACAAGCGCAGTCCCAACGAGGACTTCTACGGTCTGCTCCATTGCGATGAGAACTCATCG CCCGAGCAGATCCAGGCCGAGTACAAAGTCCTGGCCCTCCAGTACCATCCCGACAAGAACTCCGGCGACAAGGAGGCGGAGGTCAAGTTCCAGCAGTTAAAG GAGGCCAAGGAAACCTTGTGCGATCCCGAAAAGAGGGCCATCTACGACAAGTGGCGCAACAGCGGCATCTCGATGAGCTACAAACAGTGGCTGGGCATGAAGGAGCATGTCGGTCAGGTGAGAAGATACACGATTGCCGAGAAAGTGGATAAAGAG TCCATGCACTGGGTCACCCCCAAGACCAAGGATCGCATGCTGCCCGAGACCGGCGGAGCAGCTGCCCAGGGACCTGGATCCGGGGCAGGATGCAGCAGCGGTGGCCTGACCGCAGCCTCCCCCAATCCTGCCCACCGGCGGGCCTCGGAGGGCGGGGCGGCCTTGTACTACGGTAGTCGCAAGGGCGAGTGGGGCGGCGAGAACACCGATGTGGCCAACAAGTTCCGCAACTACGAGATCTAA
- the LOC6612882 gene encoding prolyl 4-hydroxylase subunit alpha-2, with protein MIFPVFSVFFLLFHQAISSVSGVEFFSSINEMTKVFGYEQKMLLHIQKFLSDNQGKLDFLKARLREFENERNEAREWGPSYFESPINKYLLNKRLTVDWQRVENLMAASTGEKPLTRLRKFRNRETMPDRKELEGAIDGILRLQYVYRLKAKDLARGILDGVDYSTHLSSEHCVDIARLALRDQHPRLAHSWLIEANDRLTGGEKEEQLKPQILALLVQAKKELEDFRGLKDTYQELIGIQSASEEHARNYETFLNALGERALLNESKPVLEHAPIPEEGEQVGEFQAYSLTCSGHWRLTPKEQRHLRCGYVTETHPFLWIAPLKAEELFQDPLLVLYHDVIYQSEIDVIRKLTKNRLMRATITSHNESVVSNVRTSQITFIPVTAHKVLSTIDQRVADMTNLNMKYAEDHQFANYGIGGHYGQHMDWFYQTTFDAGLVSSPEMGNRIATVLFYLSDVAQGGGTAFPQLRTLLKPKKYAAAFWHNLHASGVGDVRTQHGACPIIAGSKWVQNRWIREIDQSDRRPCELWDDSLATYAQILELNKQNEAKAASR; from the exons ATGATATTCCCGGTGTTTTCAGTATTTTTCCTGCTATTTCACCAAGCCATCTCCTCCGTTTCTGGAGTAGAGTTCTTTTCCTCCATAAATGAGATGACCAAAGTGTTCGGCTATGAGCAGAAAATGCTGCTGCATATCCAAAAATTCCTATCCGATAATCAGGGAAAGCTGGATTTTCTGAAAGC cCGACTGCGAGAGTTCGAAAATGAAAGGAACGAGGCTCGTGAATGGGGTCCATCCTATTTTGAGAGTcctataaacaaatatttgctgaaCAAGAGACTGACAGTAGACTGGCAGCGAGTGGAGAATCTCATGGCGGCTTCAACAGGCGAGA aaCCGCTGACTCGCCTTAGAAAGTTCCGAAATCGTGAGACAATGCCCGATAGAAAAGAGCTCGAAGGAGCCATTGACGGGATTTTAAGGTTACAGTATGTTTATAGATTGAAGGCCAAGGACCTGGCCAGAGGTATCTTGGATGGTGTGGATTATAG CACCCATTTAAGCTCGGAGCACTGTGTGGACATAGCCAGACTGGCTCTACGGGATCAGCATCCGCGTTTGGCTCATTCCTGGCTAATTGAAGCTAACGATCGTTTGACGGGTGGGGAAAAAGAGGAGCAACTCAAGCCTCAGATTCTGGCCCTTCTTGTGCAGGCCAAGAAGGAATTGGAGGACTTCCGTGGTCTGAAAGATACCTACCAGGAGCTAATCGGGATTCAATCAGCCAGTGAGGAGCACGCCAGGAATTACGAAACCTTTTTGAATGCACTGGGTGAAAGGGCTTTATTAAACGAATCCAAACCCGTCCTAGAACATGCT cCCATTCCGGAGGAGGGAGAACAGGTGGGTGAGTTTCAGGCCTACAGCCTAACCTGCAGTGGCCACTGGCGACTCACTCCCAAGGAACAACGTCATCTGCGCTGTGGCTATGTGACCGAGACACACCCGTTCCTGTGGATAGCTCCTCTCAAGGCAGAAGAGCTCTTCCAGGACCCCCTGCTCGTACTCTACCACGATGTCATATACCAGAGCGAGATCGATGTTATAAGGAAGCTGACCAAGAACAGGCTGATGAGGGCCACAATAACGAGCCACAATGAGTCAGTCGTGTCCAATGTGAGGACCAGCCAGATTACCTTCATCCCAGTCACGGCTCACAAGGTGCTATCAACCATCGATCAAAGAGTAGCGGACATGACGAATCTAAACATGAAGTACGCGGAGGATCACCAGTTCGCCAACTACGGAATCGGAGGACACTACGGCCAGCACATGGACTGGTTCTACCAGACGACC TTTGATGCCGGATTGGTCTCCTCTCCCGAAATGGGCAACCGCATTGCCACAGTTCTATTTTAT CTTTCGGATGTTGCCCAAGGTGGAGGCACTGCGTTTCCACAGCTAAGAACTCTTTTGAAGCCAAAGAAATATGCAG CTGCATTTTGGCATAATCTCCACGCCTCTGGAGTGGGTGATGTGAGAACACAACATGGTGCGTGTCCTATAATCGCTGGTTCTAAGTGGG TTCAAAATCGATGGATCCGTGAGATTGATCAATCTGATCGTCGACCGTGCGAGCTTTGGGATGATTCGTTGGCCACATACGCGCAGATTTTGGagttaaacaaacaaaatgagGCGAAGGCAGCTTCTAGATAA